The Phytohabitans houttuyneae genome has a segment encoding these proteins:
- a CDS encoding YunG family protein, with translation MTVWTLGEIEAALRASWSADTCSPDDVARSPWHPDNPAWGHCDVTALVLHDLLGGELMLGEVWHGAEQHGYHWWNRLASGVELDLTRSQFVDGQQVVGARPVARPPGPPPRRLREYQMLRERVAARLGPLPSHA, from the coding sequence GTGACTGTCTGGACCCTCGGCGAGATCGAGGCGGCCCTGCGCGCCAGCTGGTCCGCCGACACCTGCTCGCCGGACGACGTGGCCCGCAGCCCCTGGCACCCGGACAACCCGGCCTGGGGCCACTGCGACGTCACCGCGCTCGTCCTGCACGACCTGCTCGGCGGCGAGCTCATGCTCGGCGAGGTGTGGCACGGTGCCGAGCAGCACGGCTACCACTGGTGGAACAGGCTGGCGAGCGGCGTCGAGCTGGACCTGACGCGGTCACAGTTCGTCGACGGGCAGCAGGTGGTCGGGGCGCGCCCGGTGGCCCGCCCGCCCGGCCCGCCACCCCGCCGGCTCAGGGAGTACCAGATGCTTCGCGAGCGGGTCGCCGCCCGGCTGGGGCCGCTGCCGTCCCACGCGTGA
- a CDS encoding class I SAM-dependent methyltransferase, producing the protein MNVPDRLRWAVERLDVAPTDHVLEIGCGPGVAADLVCQRLDGGHLLAIDRSPVAIDRATRRNAAHITAGRADFRDTALEELATDERFDTAFAVNVNLFWTRSPAHELALIRGLLRPGGALHLCYEPPDPARLTDLAATLQAALTAHGFHPTTTTGARFLDVSATPA; encoded by the coding sequence ATGAACGTGCCGGACCGGCTCCGGTGGGCGGTCGAGCGGCTGGACGTGGCACCCACCGACCACGTGCTGGAGATCGGCTGCGGCCCCGGCGTGGCGGCGGACCTCGTCTGCCAACGCCTCGACGGCGGCCACCTGCTCGCCATCGACCGCTCACCGGTCGCCATCGACCGCGCCACGCGGCGCAACGCCGCGCACATCACCGCCGGCCGGGCCGACTTCCGCGACACCGCGCTGGAGGAGCTGGCCACCGACGAGCGCTTCGACACCGCGTTCGCCGTCAACGTCAACCTCTTCTGGACCCGCTCCCCCGCGCACGAGCTCGCCCTGATCCGCGGCCTGCTGCGCCCGGGCGGCGCGCTGCACCTGTGCTACGAGCCGCCCGACCCGGCCCGCCTCACCGACCTCGCCGCGACGCTCCAGGCCGCGCTGACCGCGCACGGCTTCCACCCCACGACCACCACCGGCGCCCGCTTCCTCGACGTCAGCGCCACCCCCGCCTGA